ATACAGAAGAAAACGAACAAGAAATTTTAGCTTATTTAAGTGAGCATGATTTAACTGATTTAGCTGTTAAAACCAACTCTGGGCTATATTATGTAATTGATGAAGAAGGTGATGGATTACAACCTACTTATCAAGATGTAGTGACTGTAGCATATAAAGGAACATTTACCAATGGAAAAGTTTTTGATGAAAGCGATGAAGAAGGTATTTTAATAAGCTTACAACAAGTTATTTATGGATGGGCTGAAGGAATTCCATATTTTAAAGAAGGAGGTTCTGGTAAACTTATTATCCCATCTAGATTGGCTTATGGTAGTTACGACAGAGAAGGTATTCCTGCGGGGTCTGTTTTGGTTTTTGATATTGAATTACTTTCTGTGAATTATTCTAAAGAAAATGAAAAAGAAATCACGGACTATCTTTCTGAAAATAATTTAACAGAATCTGCTGTAAGAACAGATTCAGGACTTTATTATATTATTAAGGAAGAAGGTACTGGTGAAACCCCTACAGATACAAGTATTGTTACCGTTAATTACAAAGGATACTTTACAGATGAAGAAATATTTGATGAGAAAGACAATAAAGTATTTAATCTGTCTTCAGAAACCTTAATTCAAGGATGGAAAGAAGGAATTCCATATTTTAAAGAAGGTGGTAAAGGAAAATTATTCATCCCATCAAGGCTGGGGCTTAAAAATGGTTCAGTACTTATTTTTGACATCGATCTTATCACTATCAATAATTAAAAAGGACTGTCTTAAAAACATTATAAAATGTCATTCTGAATTTAGTTCATAATCACACCATGCTTTAAATAGTAGTGATGAGAAACTGAAACAAATTCAGTTTGACGAATACTTTACTTTTAAGACAACTCTTTTTTTATAGATTTTTTTAATCAAAATCTTCATTTATTTCTATCCAATAACCATCTGGATCTTGAAAATAAAACTGTTTAATTCCGTCTTTTCTTATATAATTTTTATCAGGAGTTCCCAACCAATCCGCATAAGCTATATCCATAGTATTTAAATGCTTTAAAAAAGGAGATATATCTTTTATGGCCAATGCAAAATGAACAGCTTTATTGGTTTTTATTTCAGCTGTTGGTCTAGGAATCAAATGAAGTTGTTTTCCTTCGCCTATAGAAAACCATCTTGTTTTAGAGTCAGAAGCTGTGTTTTCAATCTCCTTAAGTTTTAATACTCTTATATAGAACTCGCTAGATTTTTCTACATCTTTAACAGAAAGTGCAACATGGTTAAATGAAAATGTAAACATGGTTTTATTTTTATAAATCAAATATCAATATTCTTAATTACTTTATTTTAGT
Above is a genomic segment from Wenyingzhuangia fucanilytica containing:
- a CDS encoding FKBP-type peptidyl-prolyl cis-trans isomerase, which produces MKKILFALSFILLTSCFKDDLPKDYTEENEQEILAYLSEHDLTDLAVKTNSGLYYVIDEEGDGLQPTYQDVVTVAYKGTFTNGKVFDESDEEGILISLQQVIYGWAEGIPYFKEGGSGKLIIPSRLAYGSYDREGIPAGSVLVFDIELLSVNYSKENEKEITDYLSENNLTESAVRTDSGLYYIIKEEGTGETPTDTSIVTVNYKGYFTDEEIFDEKDNKVFNLSSETLIQGWKEGIPYFKEGGKGKLFIPSRLGLKNGSVLIFDIDLITINN
- a CDS encoding VOC family protein, yielding MFTFSFNHVALSVKDVEKSSEFYIRVLKLKEIENTASDSKTRWFSIGEGKQLHLIPRPTAEIKTNKAVHFALAIKDISPFLKHLNTMDIAYADWLGTPDKNYIRKDGIKQFYFQDPDGYWIEINEDFD